The sequence below is a genomic window from Micromonospora aurantiaca ATCC 27029.
CGGCTCCGGCCGGGCGCCGAGCAGCCGGGCGCGCAGCCCGGCCGGCACGGTCAGCAGGTAGTAGCGGCCCTCGGTGTCCACCGCCCGGCTCCGGGCCCGGTCCACGTACCACCCGACCAGCGGGGTGCGGTAGCGGCCGCGTCCGCTGTAGGGCGTGGCCACGAGCCGCTCGGTGCGCAGGCCGCGCCCGGCGGCCTCGGCCGCGAACCGGGCGACCAGCTCCGCGGCCTCGGCCTGCTCCGCGGCGCGCTGCCGGGCGTCGGCCTCGGCGTGCGCCCGCACCGCGTGGCGTCGCCGCTCCCGCCACCGCTCGTCGTCGTCGGCACCCACGACCGCGAGGGTACGCCCACAGCCGCGCCCGCCCGACCCGGCCGCTCCCGGGCCGGGCGGAGAAGGCGTGCCCGGTCGTCGCGCGACCACCCGCCGCCGCGTGGATCGTCTAGAGTGCTGACGTCCGTCGCGCCCATCGAGGAGCCTGGTTCGTGCTGCACATCCGGGTGATCGCACCAGCGGACCGCTCGTCCGACATCGCCGACATGCTTGCCGCGGACCCCGGTGTGACCCACCTGGTGGTGTTGCCGGGCGCGGCGCGTCAGCCGGCCGGCGACTACATCACCTGCGACGTGGTCCGGGAGAGCGCCGACGGTGTCCTGCGCCGGCTGCGGGAGATGGGGGTCGAGGCGCGCGGGGCGATCGCCGCCGACGACGTGGAGCTGACCCTCTCGGCCGCCGCGGACCGGGCCGCCGAGGCCGCTCCGGGCCACGGTGACGACGCGCTTATCTGGGACGAGGTCGCCGCGAAGACGGGTGAGCAGACGGTGCTCACCGGCATCTTCCTGGCGCTGATCGTCGTCGCCACCATGATCGCCGGCATCGGCGTGCTGCTCGACCAGCCCATCCTCATCGTCGGTGCGATGGTCGTCGGCCCGGAGTTCGGCCCGCTCGCGGCGCTCTGCGTGGCGCTGCTGCGCGGCAAGGGGGGTGTCGTCGTCCGGTCGGTGCAGGCGCTCGTCGTCGGCTTCGTGGCGGCGATGCTCGCCACCGTGGTCAGCACCTGGGCGCTGGACGCGGCCGGTCTGGTGAGCCGGGAGATGCTGCTGGCCGAGCGGCCGTTGACGGACTTCATCTGGCGCCCGGACGCCCTGTCGTGGGTGGTCGGCCTGCTCGCCGGCATCGCCGGGATGCTGTCGCTGACCTCGAAGAAGTCCGGCTCCCTGGTCGGCGTCCTGATCTCGGTGACCACCGTGCCGGCGGCCGCGAACGTGGCGGTCGCCGCCGCGTACGGCGTCTGGCACGAGGCGGCCGGTTCCGCGCTCCAGCTGGTCGTCAACCTGGCCGCCATCGTGCTGGCGGGTCTGCTCACGCTGCTGGTCCAGCGCTCCTGGTGGCGGCGTGTGGCGCGGCGGTCCCGGCAGCCGGTGCCCCGGCAGCGGGCCGACCGTGACCCCGCGTCCGCCCGGACCGATCCGTCGTCGGGCGGGCACCGGTCGAGCTGACTCGTTCGTGACGTCAGCCCGACCGGCGGCCGCAGACCGTCAGGCCAGACCGGCGCGGCGCAGGGCCTCCGCCATGGCGTCGTTCACCGGCGCCGCCGCTCCGCCACCTCGTCCCTGCCGCGGCGACTGACCACCGCGCGAGCCGCCCCGTTCGCCCTGGCCGCCACGCCGGGCGCCGGCGTCGCCGCGCTGCCCGCCACGGTCGCCGCGCTGCCCGCCACCGTCGCCGCGCTGCCCGCCACCGCGCCGGCCGCCGCGCTCCTCGCCGCCCGGACCCCCGGCCGCGGGACGGCCACCGGTCGGCGCCTCGTCGTCGAGCCGCAGCGTCAGCGAGATCCGCTTGCGCGGCACGTCCACGTCGAGCACCCGGACCTTGACCACGTCGCCGGACTTCACCACGTCGCGCGGGTCCTTGACGAAGGTGTGCGACATGGCCGAGACGTGCACCAGTCCGTCCTGGTGCACGCCCACGTCGACGAACGCGCCGAACGCGGCCACGTTGGTGACCACGCCCTCCAGGATCATCCCGGGCTGCAGGTCGCTGATCTTCTCCACGCCCTCGACGAACGTCGCGGTCCGGAACTCCGGACGCGGGTCGCGGCCGGGCTTCTCCAACTCGGCCAGGATGTCGGTGACGGTGGGCAGACCGAACGTGTCGTCGACGAAGTCGGTCGCGCGCAGGCCGCGCAGGATGGCCGACCTGCCGATCAGCGCCCGCAGGTCCTGCCCGGTGGAGGAGAGGATGCGGCGCACCACCGGGTACGACTCCGGGTGCACGCTGGAGGAGTCCAGCGGGTCGTCGCCGCCGGGGATGCGCAGGAAGCCGGCGCACTGCTCGAACGCCTTCGGCCCGAGCCGGGGCACCTTCTTCAGCTCCGCGCGGGTGCGGAACGGCCCGTTGGCGTCGCGGTGCAGCACGATGTTCTCGGCCAGCCCGGCGCCGATGCCGGACACCC
It includes:
- a CDS encoding DUF389 domain-containing protein — encoded protein: MLHIRVIAPADRSSDIADMLAADPGVTHLVVLPGAARQPAGDYITCDVVRESADGVLRRLREMGVEARGAIAADDVELTLSAAADRAAEAAPGHGDDALIWDEVAAKTGEQTVLTGIFLALIVVATMIAGIGVLLDQPILIVGAMVVGPEFGPLAALCVALLRGKGGVVVRSVQALVVGFVAAMLATVVSTWALDAAGLVSREMLLAERPLTDFIWRPDALSWVVGLLAGIAGMLSLTSKKSGSLVGVLISVTTVPAAANVAVAAAYGVWHEAAGSALQLVVNLAAIVLAGLLTLLVQRSWWRRVARRSRQPVPRQRADRDPASARTDPSSGGHRSS